From Pseudorca crassidens isolate mPseCra1 chromosome 15, mPseCra1.hap1, whole genome shotgun sequence, one genomic window encodes:
- the LOC137208042 gene encoding LOW QUALITY PROTEIN: small ribosomal subunit protein uS10-like (The sequence of the model RefSeq protein was modified relative to this genomic sequence to represent the inferred CDS: inserted 1 base in 1 codon; substituted 1 base at 1 genomic stop codon), giving the protein MDSTEEAYGGKTSLEPEVAIHRIRITLTSCNTKSLEKVCDDLIRGEKEKNLRVKGLFCTPTKTLKITTRKTPCHXRFQMRIHKXLIDLHSPSEIKQIISISIEPGVKVEVTIADA; this is encoded by the exons atggattctaccgaagaggcctatgg CGGAAAGACTTCCCTGGAGCCAGAGGTAGCGATTCACCGGATTAGAATCACCCTCACCAGCTGCAACACGAAGTCTTTGGAGAAGGTATGTGATGACCTAATCAGAGGCGAGAAGGAAAAGAATCTCAGAGTGAAAGGACTGTTTTGTACGCCTACCAAGACTCTGAAAATAACTACCAGGAAAACTCCTTGTC GAAGGTTCCAAATGAGGATCCACAAGTGACTCATTGACCTGCACAGTCCTTCTGAGATTAAGCAGATCATTTCCATCAGTATTGAGCCAGGAGTCAAGGTTGAAGTCACCATTGCCGATGCTTAa